A genomic stretch from Panthera uncia isolate 11264 chromosome E3, Puncia_PCG_1.0, whole genome shotgun sequence includes:
- the LOC125928136 gene encoding autism susceptibility gene 2 protein homolog, translating into METAAAAAPGPGWAAEGERRRRRCSRRDRDREQRRRRGPGGDAPRALLAAPRGSSSSSSPPPPARPWSSASSGERPGGPRRRRPRPRPRPPRPRARKRPAGSGSRGEEEEEEEEGGADDGEAEEEPEEEEEEEEDLIDGFAIASFASLEALQKDASLQPPERLEHRLKHSGKRKRGGSSGATGEPGDSSDREPGRPSGDRARKWPNKRRRKEASSRHSLEAGYICDAESDLDERVSDDDLDPSFTVSTSKASGPHGAFNGNCEAKLSVVPKVSGLERSQEQPPGPDPLLVPFPPKEPPPAPAPRPPVSPPAPLPAAPSLPPPPQPQLQLRVSPFGLRTSPYGSSLDLSTGSSSRPPPKAPAPPVAQPPPSSSSSSSSSSSASSSSAQLTHRPPTPSLPLPLSTHSFPPPGLRPPPPPPHPSLFSPGPTLPPPPPLLQVPGHPGASAANALSEQDLIGQDLNSRYLNAQGGPEVVGAGGSARPLAFQFHQHNHQHQHTHQHTHQHFTPYPPGLLPPHGPHMFEKYPGKMEGLFRHNPYTAFPPAVPGLPPGLPPAVSFGSLQGAFQPKSTNPELPPRLGPVPSGLPQKGTQIPDHFRPPLRKPGKWCAMHVRVAYMILRHQEKMKGDSHKLDFRNDLLPCLPGPYGALPPGQELSHPAASLFTATGAVHAAANPFTAAPGAHGTFLSPSTHIDPFGRPTSFASLAALSNGAFGGLGSPTFNSGAVFAQKESPGAPPAFASPPDPWGRLHRSPLAFPAWVRPPEAARTPGSDKERPVERREPSITKEEKDRDLPFSRPQLRVSPATPKARAGEEGARPAKESVRVKEERKEEAAAAAAAAAAAAAAAAAAAAATTGPQGLHLLFERPRPPPFLGPSPPERCAGFLEPTWLAGPPRLARPPRFYEAGEELTGPGAVAAARLYGLEPAHPLLYSRLAPPPPPAAAPGTPHLLSKTPPGALLGAPPPLVPAPRPSSPPRAPGPARADR; encoded by the exons ATGGAGACGGCAGCGGCCGCGGCTCCGGGCCCGGGCTGGGCCGCTGAgggggagcggcggcggcggcgctgcTCGCGCCGAGACCGAGACCGGGAGCAGCGGCGCCGCCGAGGTCCCGGCGGCGACGCGCCCCGGGCCCTGTTGGCCGCCCCGCGCGGCTCCTCGTCGTCCTCGTCGCCGCCACCGCCGGCCAGGCCTTGGTCGTCAGCCTCGTCTGGAGAGCGGCCCGGAGGCCCGAGACGACGGCGGCCTCGTCCCAGGCCTCGGCCCCCGCGACCCCGAGCTCGGAAGCGGCCTGCCGGCTCGGGCAGCCgcggggaggaagaggaggaggaggaggaggggggcgcaGACGACGGGGAGGCCGAGGAGGagcctgaggaggaggaagaagaagaggaggactTGATCGATGGCTTCGCCATCGCCAGCTTCGCCAGCCTTGAGGCCTTGCAG aAGGATGCATCTCTTCAGCCCCCAGAGCGACTGGAACATCGGCTGAAGCATTCTGGGAAGCGGAAGAGGGGGGGCTCCAGTGGGGCCACTGGGGAGCCAGGGGACAGCTCTGATCGGGAGCCTGGCCGGCCCTCTGGGGATCGGGCCCGAAAATGGCCCAATAAACGGAGAAGGAAAGAG GCCTCCTCCCGTCATTCTCTGGAAGCTggatacata tgCGATGCAGAAAGCGATCTGGacgagagg GTCTCCGATGATGACCTCGATCCATCCTTTACTGTCTCAACCAGCAAAG CCTCGGGCCCCCACGGCGCCTTCAATGGGAACTGTGAAGCAAAACTCTCCGTAGTCCCTAAAGTGTCGGGCCTGGAGCGGAGCCAGGAACAGCCCCCAGGGCCCGACCCGCTGCTAGTGCCTTTCCCCCCGAAGGAACCACCGCCTGCACCGGCCCCTCGGCCTCCTGTCTcaccccctgcacccctgccGGCCGCCCCCagtctgccacccccaccccagccccagctgcagCTTCGGGTCTCGCCCTTCGGCCTCCGCACTTCTCCCTATGGCAGCAGCCTGGACCTCAGCACTGGCAG CTCTTCACGGCCGCCCCCCAAGGCCCCGGCCCCTCCCGTGGCTCAGCCTCCCCCCTCATCATCCTCTtcgtcctcttcctcctcatctgcCTCCTCCTCGTCCGCGCAGCTCACCCACCGGCCCCCGACGCCCTCACTGCCCCTGCCTTTGTCCACCCACAGCTTTCCCCCCCCTGGGCTGcggccccccccaccacccccccacccctccttgttctcccctggccccaccctgcccccacccccacccctgctgcagGTGCCAGGGCACCCTGGGGCCTCAGCCGCTAACGCCCTTTCTG agCAGGACCTGATCGGCCAGGACCTGAACTCTCGCTACCTGAATGCCCAGGGTGGCCCcgaggtggtgggggcagggggctccgCCCGGCCCCTGGCCTTCCAGTTCCACCAGCACAACCACCAGCACCAGCACACCCACCAGCACACCCACCAGCACTTCACCCCTTATCCCCCGGGCCTGCTGCCACCCCATGGCCCCCACATG TTTGAGAAATATCCAGGAAAGATGGAAGGCCTTTTCCGGCataat CCGTACACGGCCTTCCCTCCCGCAGTGCCCGGCCTCCCTCCGGGCCTCCCGCCGGCTGTCTCCTTTGGCTCCCTGCAGGGGGCCTTCCAGCCCAAG AGCACGAACCCCGAGCTGCCACCACGACTGGGGCCAGTGCCGAGCGGGCTTCCCCAAAAGGGGACACAG ATCCCCGACCATTTCCGGCCACCTTTGAGG AAACCAGGGAAGTGGTGTGCCATGCACGTGCGCGTGGCTTACATGATCCTGAGACACCAGGAAAAGATGAAG GGCGACTCCCACAAGCTTGACTTTCGGAACGACCTCCTGCCCTGCCTTCCGGGGCCCTATGGGGCCCTGCCCCCTGGGCAGGAGCTCTCCCACCCGGCCGCCTCCCTCTTCACTGCGACTG gTGCCGTCCACGCTGCAGCCAACCCTTTCACCGCAGCTCCCGGGGCCCACGGAACCTTTCTGAGCCCCAGCACCCACATTG ATCCCTTTGGGCGTCCCACAAGCTTCGCCTCTTTGGCTGCCCTCTCCAACGGGGCCTTTGGAGGCCTGGGCAGCCCCACATTCA ACTCCGGCGCCGTCTTTGCCCAGAAAGAAAGCCCAGGGGCTCCACCAGCCTTCGCCTCCCCGCCAGACCCATGGGGCCGCCTGCACCGCAGTCCTCTGGCCTTTCCTGCCTGGGTCCGGCCCCCTGAGGCCGCCCGGACTCCAGGCTCAGACAAGGAGCGGCCTGTGGAGCGGAGAGAGCCCTCTATCACCAAGGAGGAGAAAGACAG GGACCTCCCCTTCTCACGGCCCCAGCTCCGAGTTTCTCCTGCTACTCCCAAGGCCAGGGCTGGCGAGGAAGGGGCCAGACCGGCCAAGGAATCAGTGCGGGTAAAGGAAGAACGGAAGGAggaggccgccgccgccgccgccgccgctgccgccgccgccgccgccgccgccgccgctgccgccgccaccACCGGGCCTCAGGGCCTTCACCTACTGTTTGAGAGGCCCCGGCCACCCCCTTTTCTGGGCCCTAGTCCCCCAGAGCGCTGTGCTGGCTTTCTGGAGCCAACCTGGTTGGCAGGGCCCCCTCGCCTTGCTAGGCCACCCCGCTTCTATGAGGCTGGCGAGGAGCTGACTGGACCAGGGGCTGTGGCTGCCGCCCGCCTCTACGGTCTGGAGCCTGCCCACCCCCTGCTATACAGCCGCTTGGCCCCGCCACCGCCACCTGCTGCGGCCCCGGGAACCCCTCACCTTCTCAGCAAGACCCCCCCAGGAGCCCTTTTGGGGGCACCACCTCCACTTGTGCCCGCCCCCCGGCCTAGTTCCCCACCTAGGGCCCCTGGCCCAGCCCGGGCTGACaggtga
- the LOC125928137 gene encoding proline-rich protein 14-like produces the protein MDLPGDSSPPGRPRLCRQPLARALWGARSPKRPRLQSLAAPSPLEKASRRVLAVVLEDVMAARMVPLVPQEETTTPQHRSNRRDSVRNQPPASPSQQATWSSQTRPPDPLHLCREPLSRTHRPPSTLRRRSRTTPGPEEGPSQKVDWAPQPTLVVMLEDIASSRPAAEGFADETPNFIIPARRAKPMTVVHQPMLPSRDLDPPFQPSALPEDPLESPPGAPDPVLEPPSIPPPSSLLRPRLSPWGLAPLFRSVRSKLESFADIFLTPNKAPRPPPPSPPMKLELKIAISEAEQSGATEDTASVSPRPPIRQWRAQDHNPPAPLSKPSLGRSHSCPDLGPPGPDTCSWPPAPHHPSRSRLRRHTVGGGEMARAPPPPRPCLRKEVFPLGGAGGSPPLITSCSSTASTSSFSEPAEPRLGSTKGKEPRASEDQVLSDPETKTMGKVSRFRIRRTPVRPQPNLTPMGLPRPIRLNKKEFSLEEIYTNKNYQSPTTRRTFETIFEEPRERNGTLIFTSSKKLRRAVEFRDSSLPRSRRPSRGVRAAAGRTLTSNLAPSPDVGPLLQQRLEELDASLLEEEEVDREHPHRT, from the exons ATGGACTTGCCCGGGGACTCCAG CCCACCTGGCCGGCCACGTCTGTGCCGCCAGCCCCTGGCTCGAGCATTATggggagccaggagccccaaacgGCCGAGGCTGCAGTCTCTGGCAGCCCCTTCGCCCTTGGAAAAGGCCTCTCGGCGGGTCCTGGCTGTAGTGCTGGAAGATGTTATGGCTGCCCGTATG GTTCCCCTGGTGCCCCAAGAAGAGACCACCACCCCACAACACCGCAGCAACCGCCGAGATTCTGTCCGAAACCAGCCGCCTGCCTCTCCATCCCAACAGGCTACGTGGTCCTCGCAGACCAG GCCTCCCGACCCACTGCACTTATGCCGAGAGCCCTTGAGCCGCACCCACCGTCCCCCTTCTACCCTGAGACGGAGATCAAGGACAACCCCTGGCCCAGAGGAAGGCCCTTCACAAAAGGTGGACTGGGCCCCCCAGCCTACTCTGGTGGTGATGCTAGAAGACATTGCCAGCTCAAGACCCGCAGCTGAG GGCTTTGCTGATGAGACTCCCAACTTCATCATCCCAGCAAGAAG AGCCAAGCCCATGACCGTGGTTCACCAGCCAATGCTTCCGTCCAGGGACCTGGATCCCCCATTCCAGCCATCTGCCTTGCCTGAAGACCCTCTGGAGAGCCCACCAGGAG CCCCGGATCCTGTACTGGAGCCCCCATCGATCCCACCGCCGTCCAGCCTTTTACGCCCCCGCCTCAGTCCCTGGGGCTTGGCTCCCCTCTTCCGTTCCGTCCGCTCCAAGCTGGAGAGCTTTGCTGACATCTTCCTCACACCCAACAAAGCCCcacggcccccacccccatcacctccCATGAAGTTGGAGTTGAAGATTGCCATCTCAGAGGCTGAGCAGTCTGGGGCTACTGAGGACACTGCATCTGTCAGTCCCCGGCCCCCTATCCGCCAGTGGCGGGCCCAAGACCACAATCCCCCAGCACCTCTTTCTAAGCCCTCTCTGGGCCGAAGCCACTCCTGCCCCGATCTGGGGCCCCCTGGCCCAGATACCTGCAGCTGGCCCCCTGCTCCACACCACCCGAGCCGGTCACGGCTCCGGCGGCACACTGTGGGTGGTGGAGAGATGGCCCGAGCCCCACCACCCCCTCGGCCCTGTCTCCGGAAAGAGGTCTTCCCTCTTGGAGGAGCGGGAGGCTCTCCTCCCCTCATCACATCTTGTTCGTCCACCGCATctacttcctccttctctgaaCCTGCAGAACCCAG GTTGGGCTCAACCAAGGGGAAGGAGCCAAGGGCCTCAGAGGACCAGGTGCTTTCAGACCCTGAGACCAAG ACCATGGGAAAGGTTTCTCGATTCAGAATACGCAGGACACCAGTCCGTCCTCAGCCAAACCTTACACCAATGGGACTGCCTCGACCAATCAG GTTGAACAAGAAGGAGTTCAGCTTAGAAGAAATTTATACCAACAAGAATTATCAGTCACCTACAACCAGGAG GACCTTTGAAACCATCTTTGAGGAGCCCCGGGAGCGCAACGGGACTCTGATTTTCACCAGCTCAAAGAAGCTTCGGCGGGCTGTAGAATTTCGGGACAGCAGCCTTCCTCGATCCCGGCGGCCATCTCGTGGAGTCCGGGCTGCAGCTGGCAGGACCCTTACCTCCAACCTGGCCCCCAGCCCAGATGTGGGACCTCTGCTGCAGCAGCGGCTGGAGGAGCTGGATGCCTcactcctggaggaggaggaagtggataGGGAGCATCCCCATCGGACCTAG